GAGGTCGATCTCCATGTGGTGGCTTGTGCAATCACTCCACATAATTGCGCGGGTTGCGGAACGGCGGTCCGCCGGTTCCGCTAATCGCGTGCGAGACGGCCGGCCGCTACGTTCCCGTTCGCAGCGAAACGAGGACGAGCGTCAGTCCGACCGAGACGAGTCCCGCCTGCACGAGTCCGGCCGCCGAGATCGAAACCCCCGCCAGATCGTAGAGCATTCCCTCGCAGATCGCTCCCGTCCCGATAAAGACGAACCCGCCGGAGACGTACAGCATCGGCTCGTTGCCGCTTCGGCGATAGCCGTGGTAGGCGATGTAGGCGATGGTGAGGCTCAACGCGAGCACGACCAGCTTCGCACCGTACGCGATCGGGAGACTCGACGCGATCCAGGTCCGCGTCGCCGGAACGGTGTCTGAGGCCATCAGTCCCCACCTCGGAGTTCGGTCCAGAGGTCGGCGAAGTTGTCGGCGAGTTCGTCCCGAGTATCGACGGCGACGGTCAGTTCGTCGCCGTCGAACGTCGCACGGACGGACTCGACCGTGGTCCGGT
This DNA window, taken from Natronococcus sp. CG52, encodes the following:
- a CDS encoding DUF7521 family protein, with product MASDTVPATRTWIASSLPIAYGAKLVVLALSLTIAYIAYHGYRRSGNEPMLYVSGGFVFIGTGAICEGMLYDLAGVSISAAGLVQAGLVSVGLTLVLVSLRTGT